One genomic window of Psychrobacillus sp. INOP01 includes the following:
- a CDS encoding manganese-dependent inorganic pyrophosphatase → MEKVLVFGHKNPDTDTITSAIVYAHLKNQIGVKAEAVRLGDLNNETKFALEKFGIEAPRLIENVSTEAKKVILVDHNEKQQSADGIEEVQVTEVIDHHRIANFETADPLYYRAEPVGCTATIINKIYKEKGVEVPANIAGLMLSAIVSDTLLFKSPTCTEEDITAARELEKIAGVNVEEYGLAMLKAGADLSDKSLEDLLTLDAKEFGMGESKVVIAQVNAVDVNDVMNRQVELEELITREIQEKELDLFFFVVTDILNNDSVALALGKLALKAEAAFSVKFENNTALLKGVVSRKKQVVPALTEALTE, encoded by the coding sequence ATGGAAAAAGTACTCGTTTTTGGACATAAAAACCCTGATACAGACACAATTACATCTGCTATCGTTTATGCACACTTAAAAAATCAGATTGGTGTGAAAGCAGAAGCGGTTCGTTTAGGCGATTTAAATAATGAAACAAAGTTTGCATTAGAAAAATTCGGCATAGAAGCACCGAGATTAATAGAAAACGTCTCAACAGAAGCAAAAAAAGTTATTTTAGTTGATCACAATGAAAAACAACAAAGCGCAGATGGTATCGAAGAAGTTCAAGTAACTGAAGTAATCGATCACCACCGTATTGCAAACTTTGAAACAGCCGATCCACTATACTATCGTGCAGAGCCAGTAGGTTGTACAGCAACTATTATAAATAAAATCTATAAAGAAAAAGGCGTAGAAGTACCTGCAAATATTGCTGGATTAATGCTCTCTGCAATTGTTTCAGATACATTATTATTCAAATCACCTACTTGCACAGAGGAAGATATAACAGCTGCAAGAGAGTTAGAGAAAATTGCTGGAGTTAATGTAGAAGAGTACGGGCTTGCAATGCTAAAAGCAGGAGCAGACTTAAGTGATAAGAGCTTAGAGGACCTACTTACGCTAGATGCGAAAGAGTTTGGTATGGGTGAATCTAAGGTAGTCATTGCGCAAGTAAACGCAGTAGATGTCAACGATGTGATGAATCGTCAAGTGGAACTAGAAGAGTTAATCACTCGTGAAATCCAAGAAAAAGAATTGGATCTATTCTTCTTTGTCGTAACAGATATCCTAAACAACGATTCTGTAGCATTAGCTCTTGGAAAACTAGCATTAAAAGCAGAAGCTGCATTCAGCGTGAAATTTGAAAACAATACTGCCCTTCTAAAAGGTGTAGTATCTCGTAAAAAACAAGTTGTACCAGCCTTAACAGAAGCATTAACTGAATAA
- a CDS encoding DNA-3-methyladenine glycosylase: protein MKRKKWGLFKVKPIDASFFQQPTLELARQLLGNYIVHEHPSGLIVGKIVETEAYMGPDDRAAHSFGNRRTKRTEVMFGEPGLIYTYQMHTHTLINVVSAPIEIPNAILIRAVEPIEGLDLMKEFRNDLPMKQWTNGPGKLTKAMGISMEHYGSHWTDKPLYMAEGEQITAISAGPRIGIENSGEAVHYPYRFWETDNPFVSKTR from the coding sequence TTGAAGCGAAAAAAATGGGGTTTATTTAAGGTGAAGCCAATCGATGCTAGTTTTTTTCAACAGCCAACTTTAGAACTTGCTCGTCAATTATTAGGGAATTACATTGTCCATGAGCATCCAAGTGGATTAATTGTTGGTAAAATCGTAGAAACCGAAGCATATATGGGGCCAGATGATCGAGCAGCACATAGTTTTGGTAATAGGAGGACGAAACGGACGGAAGTTATGTTTGGTGAGCCAGGTTTGATTTACACATATCAAATGCACACTCATACACTCATCAATGTAGTCTCGGCACCTATCGAAATTCCCAATGCAATATTAATACGTGCTGTGGAACCAATAGAGGGCTTAGATTTGATGAAGGAATTCCGTAACGATCTTCCTATGAAACAGTGGACGAACGGACCGGGAAAGCTAACAAAAGCTATGGGCATATCCATGGAACACTACGGTTCACATTGGACCGATAAGCCTTTGTATATGGCAGAGGGAGAGCAGATAACTGCTATATCGGCTGGACCAAGAATAGGCATTGAAAACAGTGGAGAGGCTGTACATTACCCTTATAGATTTTGGGAAACAGATAATCCATTTGTATCGAAAACAAGATAA
- the dnaN gene encoding DNA polymerase III subunit beta: MLDFKINKDCFNKAVSDVSKAVSPKSLLPVLSGIRIVVNSDHIILSGSNSEIAIERVIPLTLNNYNVLDVIETGSVVLSAKHLSEIVKKLPSDIHIKMQEKQLVAIQSEEIIIHLNGFSSEEYPTLPDIDLSKHISIPSNKLLDIIDQTLFAVSKNMSRPVLTGVNITLSANEISFIATNSQRLASLKLALETRFEGSFIIPETSLRELSKLIKNEVHMITIYFSEKYAVFKSESLTLFSNLIEGSYPNTSGLFPKESKTIITLNTKQFLQGIDRACLFASEWRNNNVYLEIESENKIKISSYFSEIGLIEETQPIEEITGETDLKISLDASFLMDALKAIKEEEFRLSYSGSMGPILIDSINNPSYIQLISQVRTN; the protein is encoded by the coding sequence ATGTTGGATTTTAAAATCAATAAAGATTGTTTTAACAAAGCAGTTTCAGATGTTAGTAAGGCAGTGTCGCCGAAGTCACTTTTACCAGTCTTATCGGGCATTAGGATAGTGGTCAATAGTGATCATATAATCCTAAGTGGAAGCAATTCTGAAATTGCTATAGAAAGGGTTATTCCATTAACATTGAATAACTATAACGTATTGGATGTTATTGAAACAGGTAGCGTTGTCTTATCAGCAAAACATTTAAGTGAAATCGTAAAAAAGTTACCCAGTGACATTCATATAAAAATGCAGGAGAAACAATTGGTAGCTATACAATCGGAAGAAATCATAATCCATTTAAATGGTTTTAGTTCGGAGGAATATCCTACTCTTCCAGACATCGATTTATCAAAACACATAAGTATCCCAAGCAATAAACTGTTAGATATTATAGACCAAACTTTGTTCGCTGTTTCTAAAAACATGTCTAGACCAGTTTTGACAGGTGTAAATATTACCTTATCCGCAAATGAAATTTCATTTATCGCAACTAATTCACAACGACTAGCTTCCCTAAAATTAGCATTAGAAACAAGATTTGAAGGCTCATTCATTATTCCTGAAACAAGTTTACGAGAGCTTTCTAAGTTAATTAAAAATGAAGTTCATATGATTACTATTTATTTTTCGGAAAAGTATGCAGTATTTAAATCTGAAAGTCTGACACTTTTTTCAAACCTTATAGAAGGTAGTTATCCCAACACATCGGGATTGTTCCCAAAAGAGTCTAAAACAATCATTACTTTAAACACCAAACAATTTTTACAAGGTATTGATAGAGCCTGCCTTTTTGCAAGTGAGTGGAGAAATAATAACGTATATCTAGAAATAGAAAGTGAAAATAAAATTAAAATTTCATCATACTTCTCTGAGATAGGATTAATAGAAGAAACACAACCTATCGAAGAAATCACTGGGGAGACGGACTTAAAGATTTCACTTGATGCAAGTTTTTTAATGGACGCTTTAAAAGCGATTAAAGAAGAGGAATTTAGATTGAGTTATAGTGGTTCAATGGGTCCGATATTAATCGATTCAATCAATAATCCTTCTTATATCCAACTAATTTCACAAGTACGTACAAACTAA
- the hmpA gene encoding NO-inducible flavohemoprotein, translating into MLSQQTIDIVKSTAPVLEVHGVAITTAFYKNMFEAHPELLNIFNHANQAKGRQQTALANTVYAAAVHIDNLAAIIPVVKQIGQKHVSLGIKPEHYPIVGEHLLGAIKEVLGDAATDDIINAWAEAYGIIADAFIGIEEEMYTETESKQGGWRFFKDFVIADKVKESDNITSFYLKPADGSVLPSYEPGQFITIRVSIPGEKYLMNRQYSLSKATDSESFRISVKKEDENNPEGKVSVYLHNNVNVGDKVELTAPAGDFILDPLKTTPVTFVSGGVGITPMMSMFETIAKNNPSRSVSFIYSARNENLHPFDKDIRSLMENMDDAKYISLYSETGDGFITKDVLKEHANINGDIYVCGPAGFMEAMINHLLELGVPNENIHFEFFGPAMQLELVKA; encoded by the coding sequence ATGTTATCCCAACAAACAATTGATATCGTAAAATCTACAGCACCAGTTTTAGAAGTACACGGTGTAGCTATTACCACTGCTTTTTACAAAAATATGTTCGAAGCTCATCCAGAATTATTAAATATATTCAATCATGCAAACCAAGCAAAGGGACGTCAACAAACTGCTTTAGCGAACACAGTTTATGCTGCTGCTGTTCATATCGATAACCTTGCAGCAATCATTCCTGTAGTTAAACAAATTGGGCAAAAACATGTAAGTTTGGGTATTAAGCCTGAACATTATCCAATCGTCGGAGAACACTTACTTGGTGCTATTAAAGAAGTACTTGGTGATGCAGCAACGGATGATATTATTAATGCATGGGCAGAGGCATACGGAATAATCGCAGATGCGTTTATCGGTATAGAGGAAGAAATGTATACGGAAACTGAATCTAAACAAGGTGGTTGGAGATTCTTCAAAGACTTCGTTATTGCTGACAAAGTAAAAGAAAGTGATAATATTACTTCATTCTATTTGAAGCCTGCAGATGGTTCTGTATTACCATCTTATGAGCCTGGTCAATTTATCACGATTCGTGTTAGTATCCCTGGAGAAAAATATTTGATGAACAGACAATATAGTTTATCAAAAGCAACAGATAGTGAATCTTTCCGTATTTCTGTTAAAAAAGAGGATGAAAATAATCCGGAAGGTAAAGTATCTGTTTACCTTCACAATAATGTGAATGTTGGAGACAAAGTAGAGCTTACTGCACCAGCTGGAGATTTCATTTTAGATCCATTAAAAACAACACCAGTAACATTCGTAAGTGGTGGCGTTGGAATCACACCAATGATGAGTATGTTCGAGACGATTGCGAAAAACAATCCGAGCCGTTCTGTATCCTTTATCTATAGTGCCCGTAATGAAAACTTACATCCATTCGATAAAGATATTCGTTCTTTGATGGAAAACATGGATGATGCAAAATATATATCGCTTTACTCTGAAACTGGGGATGGCTTTATCACAAAAGATGTTCTTAAAGAACATGCTAATATAAACGGCGATATTTACGTATGTGGTCCAGCAGGATTTATGGAAGCTATGATCAATCACTTATTAGAGCTAGGAGTTCCAAATGAAAATATTCACTTCGAATTCTTCGGACCAGCGATGCAATTAGAATTAGTGAAGGCCTAA
- a CDS encoding MFS transporter — MKEQKKISKNKLLGIAGLAWMFDAMDVGILSFVIAALAVDWNLSPEQMGWIGSVNSIGMAVGALVFGVFADKVGRKKIFMITLLMFSIASGLSALTTTLAAFLLLRFFVGMGLGGELPVASTLVSESVEAKERGRVVVLLESFWAAGWIISAIIAYFIIPDYGWRVALIITALPAFYAIYLRIKLPDSPKYTEKKSESRSIMQNMSEVWSKKYAKRTLMLWIVWFTVVFSYYGMFLWLPSVMVIKGFTLIKSFEYVLIMTIAQLPGYFSAAWLIEKAGRKFVLVTYLLGTAASAFVFGSAETTTLLIVSGVLLSFFNLGAWGALYAYSPEQYPTVIRATGSGMAASVGRIGGILGPLLVGTLVMRGYEIGYIFTIFCIAIVIGVFAVLFLGTETKQVELE, encoded by the coding sequence ATGAAAGAACAAAAAAAGATATCTAAAAATAAACTACTAGGAATAGCAGGGCTTGCATGGATGTTCGATGCAATGGACGTTGGAATTCTATCATTTGTAATTGCAGCCTTGGCTGTGGATTGGAATTTATCTCCAGAACAAATGGGGTGGATTGGTAGTGTCAACTCTATTGGGATGGCGGTAGGGGCTCTAGTATTTGGAGTTTTTGCAGATAAAGTAGGACGAAAAAAAATATTTATGATTACTCTACTAATGTTCTCTATCGCAAGTGGACTATCCGCACTAACGACAACTCTTGCTGCATTTTTACTTTTACGATTCTTTGTAGGAATGGGGCTTGGAGGAGAGCTTCCAGTAGCATCTACATTAGTATCTGAAAGTGTGGAAGCAAAAGAACGGGGAAGAGTGGTTGTTCTATTAGAAAGCTTTTGGGCTGCAGGATGGATTATTTCCGCAATAATTGCCTATTTTATAATTCCTGATTATGGCTGGAGAGTTGCTTTAATAATCACAGCATTACCTGCCTTTTATGCAATTTACTTACGTATAAAATTACCCGATTCCCCTAAATACACGGAGAAAAAATCGGAATCCAGAAGTATTATGCAAAACATGAGTGAAGTTTGGTCAAAGAAATATGCGAAGCGAACATTAATGTTATGGATAGTATGGTTTACAGTCGTGTTTTCCTATTATGGAATGTTCTTATGGCTACCAAGTGTAATGGTCATTAAGGGATTCACTCTTATTAAAAGCTTTGAATACGTATTGATCATGACTATTGCCCAATTACCGGGATATTTTTCTGCTGCGTGGTTAATCGAGAAGGCAGGACGTAAATTTGTATTAGTTACTTATTTATTGGGAACTGCGGCAAGTGCATTCGTCTTTGGTTCAGCCGAGACAACAACGTTATTGATAGTTTCAGGAGTTCTTTTATCATTCTTTAACCTTGGTGCATGGGGAGCATTATACGCTTACTCCCCAGAGCAATATCCAACTGTCATTCGAGCAACCGGTTCTGGAATGGCCGCCTCTGTTGGGCGTATAGGGGGGATTTTAGGTCCGTTGTTGGTTGGGACTCTCGTAATGAGAGGCTATGAAATTGGCTATATCTTTACTATCTTCTGTATTGCAATCGTTATCGGAGTATTTGCGGTACTGTTCTTAGGTACAGAAACAAAACAAGTAGAATTAGAATAG
- a CDS encoding DUF2500 domain-containing protein, which yields MDTFGFFVAGMPIFFVVVFLLIFGLIIFTIIKGLTQWSKNNNSPKLSVPAQVVTKRSKTSGGAGDSSASTYYYVTFQFDSGDRLELCLSGSDYGMLAEDDLGVLTFQGTRYHSFERK from the coding sequence ATGGATACTTTTGGGTTCTTCGTTGCAGGGATGCCTATATTTTTTGTGGTAGTATTTTTATTAATTTTTGGGCTTATTATTTTCACTATTATTAAGGGTTTAACGCAGTGGAGTAAGAACAATAACTCACCTAAGTTATCTGTGCCTGCACAGGTTGTGACTAAACGCTCTAAAACGAGCGGTGGTGCGGGCGATAGCTCAGCATCGACTTACTACTATGTTACTTTTCAATTTGATAGTGGCGATCGTTTGGAATTGTGTCTTAGTGGCTCAGATTATGGAATGCTAGCAGAGGATGATTTAGGTGTACTGACTTTCCAGGGTACAAGATATCACTCATTTGAAAGAAAATAA
- a CDS encoding DsbA family protein, whose translation MKIEVWSDFVCPFCYIGKRRLEEALEQTGFTSQAQVEFKSFELDPNTPKQSNKTMYEVLAEKYGSTVEAAKTMTAGVVEQAKTVGLDYNFDAMKPANTLDAHRLVKWASAQGKAKEANELLLHAYFIEGKEIGNNDVLLDLIESLDLSREEAEKVLNSKEYLADVRIDIAKAGQIGVRGVPFFVINDKYAISGAQPTETFVGALQKVAEEG comes from the coding sequence ATGAAAATTGAAGTTTGGTCCGATTTCGTATGTCCTTTTTGTTATATTGGAAAAAGAAGATTAGAAGAAGCATTAGAACAAACTGGTTTTACTTCACAAGCACAAGTAGAATTTAAAAGCTTTGAATTAGACCCAAATACACCAAAGCAATCAAATAAAACCATGTACGAGGTGCTAGCAGAAAAATACGGCTCTACGGTGGAAGCTGCGAAAACGATGACAGCTGGTGTAGTAGAACAGGCGAAAACAGTTGGGCTAGATTATAATTTTGATGCAATGAAGCCTGCTAACACATTAGATGCACATCGATTAGTAAAATGGGCATCTGCACAAGGTAAAGCAAAAGAGGCAAATGAGTTATTATTGCATGCTTACTTTATCGAAGGGAAAGAAATTGGAAATAATGATGTACTGCTTGATCTGATCGAATCACTTGACCTATCAAGGGAAGAAGCAGAAAAAGTCTTAAACTCCAAAGAGTATTTAGCAGATGTACGTATAGACATCGCTAAAGCAGGACAAATCGGAGTCCGTGGAGTACCTTTCTTTGTTATAAACGACAAATATGCTATTTCAGGAGCTCAACCAACAGAAACATTCGTTGGTGCGCTACAAAAAGTGGCTGAAGAAGGATAA
- a CDS encoding GNAT family N-acetyltransferase, whose protein sequence is MPKNSESKYIPLADFFKQSTNKEITLTYAEIEAIIGHVLPNAAYLSSSWWKKTKPPALHYFAWTDSGYSVKSVDLGKAIHFHSVLHETDERKSDDNSNKDILIIREADLEDARPFINLQETIFAETDFMLFGKSDRQLTVQSIRKSMNTWKTSPNSILLLAIMNGQYAGYVQFIGGPAPRAVHRASVVIGVKQAFSKKGIASSLMIQGEKWAKGSGISKLELTVIKENINAQKLYKKLGFELEGTRKNALIIHDQFVDEYYMGKQI, encoded by the coding sequence ATGCCCAAAAATTCTGAGAGCAAATATATTCCGTTGGCCGACTTTTTTAAACAATCGACTAACAAAGAAATCACATTAACATACGCTGAAATCGAAGCAATTATTGGGCATGTTCTTCCTAATGCTGCTTATTTAAGTAGTAGTTGGTGGAAAAAAACGAAGCCACCTGCGCTCCATTATTTTGCATGGACAGATTCTGGATATTCTGTAAAGAGCGTTGATCTTGGAAAAGCAATTCATTTTCATAGTGTTTTACATGAGACTGATGAACGGAAATCCGATGATAACAGCAATAAGGATATCCTTATTATTCGTGAAGCAGATTTAGAGGATGCACGTCCTTTTATAAACTTACAGGAAACCATTTTTGCAGAAACAGATTTTATGTTATTCGGAAAATCTGATAGACAATTAACAGTTCAAAGTATCCGCAAGAGCATGAATACATGGAAAACTTCACCTAACTCTATTTTGCTTTTAGCTATTATGAACGGTCAATATGCAGGCTATGTACAATTTATAGGAGGTCCAGCTCCACGTGCTGTACATCGAGCTTCCGTGGTTATAGGGGTTAAACAAGCCTTTTCTAAAAAGGGAATTGCTTCTTCTCTAATGATTCAAGGAGAAAAGTGGGCAAAAGGATCTGGTATTTCTAAACTGGAACTTACTGTTATTAAAGAAAACATCAATGCCCAAAAGCTGTATAAGAAGCTTGGGTTTGAATTAGAGGGTACACGAAAAAACGCATTAATTATTCATGACCAATTCGTAGATGAATACTATATGGGAAAACAGATTTAG
- a CDS encoding FAD-dependent oxidoreductase produces MSDQILPKESKSYWRATNDLPLFPKINDNIETDIVIVGAGLTGITAAYLLSSSGRKVTVVEGSRILEGTTGFTTAKVTAQHGPIYQQLITTFGEEQARLYYDANTEAKEFIKQTIEQLGIHCDYETMPAYIYADTEVGIEKVEKEMEAYNTLGIEGAALTKDTGLPYTVKQALKLEGQGQFHPIKYAKALMEKAIENGVEFFEESRAKTVKSNTVELMEGQLIRANKVLVCSHFPFNDGDGLYFARMHSERSYALASIAPTNYPKGMYINVEKPTRSVRTALGNDGKRYLMIGGEGHVTGRFEGDTNENYETLAAFGREQFKVKNYDYRWSAQDLVTLDQLPYVGAMTAGKSDVLVATGYAKWGMTNSTVAARIMADLVLERENRYIELYNPARSKLKKEDITSFAKTNASVAKELVKGKTELVDLKLEDIQSGSGDIIMMDGKKVGAYKDDQGKVYLVKPACSHMGCNVSFNNAESSWDCPCHGSRFSYKGDVLEGPAFEPLEKVEYVD; encoded by the coding sequence TTGTCAGATCAAATTTTACCTAAGGAATCTAAATCTTACTGGAGAGCAACTAATGACCTTCCACTATTCCCTAAAATAAACGATAATATCGAAACGGATATTGTCATTGTCGGTGCTGGCCTCACAGGAATTACCGCAGCATATTTGCTGAGTAGTAGCGGTCGAAAGGTGACAGTGGTGGAGGGTAGTCGGATATTGGAAGGAACTACGGGATTCACAACTGCCAAGGTGACAGCCCAGCATGGTCCCATCTATCAGCAACTAATTACTACCTTTGGAGAAGAACAGGCACGGTTATACTATGATGCAAATACAGAAGCCAAAGAGTTTATCAAACAAACAATTGAACAATTGGGCATACACTGTGACTATGAAACGATGCCCGCCTATATTTATGCAGATACCGAGGTTGGTATAGAAAAAGTGGAAAAGGAAATGGAAGCTTACAATACTCTTGGCATAGAAGGAGCAGCCCTGACGAAGGATACGGGACTACCTTATACAGTGAAGCAAGCACTTAAACTAGAGGGGCAAGGTCAGTTCCATCCGATAAAATACGCAAAGGCATTAATGGAAAAAGCAATTGAAAATGGTGTGGAATTTTTTGAAGAGTCTCGTGCAAAGACGGTTAAGTCTAATACAGTAGAATTGATGGAGGGTCAGCTAATACGTGCAAACAAAGTATTGGTATGCAGTCATTTCCCATTTAATGATGGAGATGGATTATACTTTGCGCGAATGCATTCAGAACGTTCCTATGCACTAGCTTCTATCGCACCGACTAATTATCCAAAAGGTATGTATATAAATGTAGAGAAACCGACAAGATCTGTACGAACTGCATTAGGCAATGATGGAAAAAGGTATTTGATGATTGGTGGAGAAGGTCATGTAACTGGCCGTTTCGAAGGCGATACAAATGAAAATTACGAAACCCTCGCAGCTTTTGGTCGAGAACAGTTTAAAGTGAAAAATTATGATTATCGCTGGTCTGCTCAGGATTTAGTCACTTTAGATCAGCTACCATATGTCGGTGCGATGACAGCAGGAAAGTCAGATGTATTAGTAGCAACGGGATATGCAAAATGGGGAATGACCAACAGTACTGTTGCCGCAAGAATCATGGCTGATCTTGTATTGGAAAGGGAAAACCGCTATATAGAACTTTATAACCCAGCCCGCTCTAAACTGAAAAAAGAAGATATAACAAGCTTCGCAAAGACCAATGCAAGTGTTGCAAAGGAACTAGTTAAAGGGAAAACAGAACTGGTAGATTTGAAGCTAGAGGATATACAATCCGGTAGTGGAGATATAATAATGATGGATGGTAAAAAGGTAGGGGCTTATAAGGACGACCAAGGAAAAGTATACCTTGTTAAACCTGCTTGTTCACATATGGGCTGTAATGTTTCTTTTAACAATGCGGAAAGTTCATGGGATTGTCCATGTCATGGTTCAAGATTTAGTTATAAGGGAGACGTACTAGAAGGCCCAGCATTTGAACCATTAGAAAAAGTTGAATATGTCGACTGA
- a CDS encoding Rrf2 family transcriptional regulator — MRMTMYTDFSLRVLIYLGAQEKEKLSTIQAISDAYGISKNHLMKVTHELGKLGYIDTVRGRGGGIRLAMEPEAINIGQVVRHTEDDFHLVECFDCQSNSCAITSVCGLRGALRLALNAYLQVLDGYTLADFLHQKHKLADLLFNDTQDV, encoded by the coding sequence ATGAGAATGACTATGTATACAGATTTCTCACTTCGCGTGTTAATATACCTTGGAGCGCAAGAAAAAGAAAAACTTTCTACAATTCAAGCTATATCGGATGCTTATGGTATATCGAAAAACCATCTGATGAAGGTAACCCATGAGCTTGGGAAACTTGGCTATATAGATACAGTTAGAGGAAGAGGTGGCGGCATCCGTTTAGCAATGGAGCCTGAAGCTATTAATATAGGACAAGTCGTACGACATACAGAAGACGACTTCCATCTTGTAGAATGCTTTGATTGTCAGTCGAATAGTTGTGCTATTACATCAGTTTGTGGATTACGTGGAGCGTTACGTTTAGCGCTTAATGCCTATCTACAGGTGTTAGACGGATATACACTGGCAGATTTTCTACATCAAAAGCATAAATTAGCGGATTTACTTTTCAATGACACACAGGATGTATGA
- a CDS encoding adenylate kinase encodes MYQLKHKRILIIGSSGAGKSTLSKRLSEKWDLPLIHLDALYWNEGWVPTPKPEFREKIQAELEKDKWIIDGNFDSTLELRASYADLIVLLDFSRVLCTYRVFKRAWIHRGKTRPDMAPGCKEKMDIEFAKWVWRFPKDVRPHTIDILRNVKNTDICILRNPKEVEGFLMTAPF; translated from the coding sequence ATGTATCAGTTAAAACATAAACGTATACTCATCATCGGTTCAAGCGGTGCAGGTAAATCTACATTATCCAAACGATTGTCTGAAAAATGGGATTTGCCTTTAATCCATCTAGATGCTCTTTATTGGAATGAGGGGTGGGTCCCTACACCAAAGCCAGAATTTCGTGAAAAAATTCAAGCAGAACTAGAAAAAGATAAATGGATCATAGACGGAAATTTTGATTCGACATTAGAATTGCGAGCATCCTATGCAGATTTAATTGTTCTTTTGGATTTCTCTAGAGTATTATGCACGTACAGAGTTTTCAAAAGGGCATGGATCCATCGTGGCAAAACACGTCCGGATATGGCACCGGGCTGCAAGGAAAAAATGGACATAGAATTTGCTAAATGGGTATGGCGTTTTCCAAAGGATGTACGCCCACATACAATCGACATATTAAGAAATGTAAAAAATACAGATATATGCATTTTGCGAAATCCTAAGGAAGTAGAAGGATTCCTTATGACCGCACCATTTTAG
- a CDS encoding acetyl-CoA hydrolase/transferase family protein, producing MNNKQLTEQQVIDLIPNNADIILPLTNGEPHKLLDILEDQAHQLSNVKIHQLLALQSRKYMNGSFPGQLHHVSYFLSGATRKQFYQGLVDLVPNHFHEMPRILKSSTNLSMIMAVASPMDEFGYFSLGTQADVVSEFIGTVPFILEVNQHMPRTFGQNQIHISQIAGFVNNDRPLFEDVAVPIGEKDLKIAEYVTETIKNGDTLQIGIGSIPNAVVSLLKSHRHLGIHTEMFVDGIVDLVQAGAIDGTQKFTNKGKIIATFAHGSKKMYDFLDNNPSVEFLPVSIVNDPREIAKEERIVSINATTEVDLFGQCASETVAGKYYSSTGGQADFARGVRFAKEGKGFVCMTSTAKNDEISRIKLSITPGSVVTTSKNDVDMIVTEYGVAKMFGKPISERAKQLISIAHPKFREELTFEAKKMGFI from the coding sequence ATGAATAACAAACAACTAACAGAACAACAGGTAATCGATCTAATTCCTAATAATGCAGATATTATTCTTCCGCTAACGAATGGAGAACCACATAAACTGTTGGATATTTTAGAGGATCAAGCACATCAATTATCTAATGTGAAAATACATCAATTGCTTGCCTTACAATCTAGAAAGTATATGAATGGTTCCTTTCCAGGACAACTACACCATGTCTCTTACTTTTTAAGCGGGGCAACAAGAAAACAGTTCTACCAGGGATTGGTAGACTTAGTACCTAATCATTTTCATGAGATGCCTCGCATATTAAAAAGCTCTACAAACCTGTCAATGATTATGGCTGTAGCTTCGCCAATGGACGAATTTGGTTACTTTTCACTAGGGACACAGGCAGATGTTGTGAGTGAGTTTATCGGTACAGTCCCGTTTATATTAGAGGTGAACCAGCATATGCCTCGCACTTTTGGTCAAAATCAAATCCACATTAGCCAAATTGCCGGATTTGTTAATAATGATCGTCCTCTATTCGAGGATGTTGCAGTTCCTATCGGAGAGAAGGATTTGAAAATTGCTGAGTATGTGACGGAGACGATTAAAAATGGGGACACACTGCAAATAGGTATTGGCTCAATTCCAAATGCAGTAGTGAGCTTATTAAAAAGTCATCGTCATTTAGGTATTCATACAGAAATGTTCGTCGATGGAATCGTGGATTTAGTACAAGCAGGTGCTATTGACGGGACACAAAAGTTTACGAATAAAGGGAAGATTATTGCTACATTTGCTCATGGATCAAAGAAAATGTATGACTTCCTAGACAACAATCCTTCTGTGGAGTTTTTACCTGTAAGTATTGTGAATGATCCACGAGAAATTGCTAAAGAGGAGCGTATTGTTTCGATTAACGCAACTACAGAGGTCGACCTATTTGGACAATGTGCCTCCGAAACGGTAGCTGGTAAATACTATTCATCTACGGGTGGCCAAGCTGACTTCGCTCGTGGTGTTCGTTTTGCTAAAGAAGGAAAAGGCTTTGTATGTATGACCTCTACAGCCAAAAATGATGAAATCTCTCGTATAAAACTAAGTATTACTCCAGGCTCAGTTGTAACTACTTCAAAAAATGATGTGGATATGATTGTTACGGAGTACGGCGTTGCTAAAATGTTTGGGAAACCAATTTCAGAGCGTGCGAAACAGCTTATTTCAATTGCTCATCCAAAGTTTAGAGAAGAGCTAACATTTGAAGCGAAAAAAATGGGGTTTATTTAA